A window of Paraburkholderia megapolitana genomic DNA:
TTCCATGCGGTGTAATGGGCACTGAAAACGCTTTGGGCATTTTGTTTCGTCCTCGATGGCGTGACGGGAGGGAGCGACGAACCATTATTGTCGAAGGCGTCAGCGCGTCCTATCCCCCGATCGGGGGGCGCAAGCATCGACCGGAAATCTCGCCCGTCGAGGTCCTCTCCTGCAGGAATATCCACGGTTTTCGCAGGCATTTTGCCGGTATAGAATCGGCCGGATATTTAAAACCAGGGTCGAGGGAATGAACGAGTCGTGCGGTCGGAGACAAACGTGAGCGATTTTCCGCCCTTCCGGCTTGATCGAGCCAACCAGTGCGTCTGGCAATCCACACCAGACGGCGGCGAGCACCGGCTCAACCTCCGGCCGCGCGCCTACGACATGCTTCAGTATCTGGTCGACAACGCCGGCCGCCTCGTCACGCACGACGAATTTCTCGATGCGCTCTGGCAAAAAGTGCTTGTGCAGCCGGAAGTTCTGAAGGCTCACATGCTGTCGATACGCGCCGCGCTAGGCGACGATCCAGCGCACCCCAGGTTCATCGAAACACATCGTGGCCGCGGTTATCGCTTCATCGCGCCGCTGCAAAACCCACTGCCAGTCAATACTGTCAATACCGTCGATGCAGGCAAACCGGCTCATGGCGCATTCGTCGGACGTACTCCGCAGCTAAACAAGCTCAAGGCGCTTTTCGACGAAGCCTGTGCAGGCGAGTCGCGGGTCGTGTTCGTCGCCGGCGAACCGGGCATCGGCAAGACCACGCTCGTCAATCAGTTCCTCGAATCGCTCGAGGGCCGCGCCGACGTGCTGACATCGCTCGGGCGCTGCGTGGAGGGGTACGGCGGCACCGAGCCGTATTACCCGGTGCTCGAAGCGCTCACGCAACTGGTGCGCGGCGACGCCGGCGCGGCCGTCACGCGCAGTCTGATTTCGATTGCCCCGACCTGGGCCGCGCAGCTTCCCGGTTCGGTGCCGGAGCGACATCGCGCCGCGTTGCAGCGGCAACTGGTCGGCGCCGTCAGTGGCCGCATGTTGCGCGAAATCTGCGAGTTCTTCGCCGCGCTGTCGGAGCAAAGACCGCTCGCGCTCGTCTTCGAAGATCTGCACTGGTCGGACTATTCGACGGTCGACATGCTCTCCGCCCTCGCCCGTCAACGCAATCACGCGCGGTTGATGGTCATCGCCACCTATCGCCCCGAAGATGCGGAAGTCGTTCAACACCCGCTGTGCCGGTTGAATCGCGATCTCGGTTTGCAGAAACTCTGCCACGGCATCGTGCTCGAACCGCTAACCGAAGGCGCGATCGCCGAGTACCTCAAAGGCAAGGCACAGCACGCTCGCGAGGACGACCTCGCACAACTGGTATGCGAGCGCTCCGGCGGCAATCCCCTCTTCATGGTGGCCACGCTCGATCATCTGGTCGCGCAAGGCATCGCGCAATCCACACCCGATGGATGGAAGCTGCATGTGTCCGCATCGGAAGTGCGACTCGAAGTGCCGCTTACGTTGAGCCAGGTCATCGAACATCGCATCCAGCGGTTGACCCCCGAGCAGCAACGCGTCCTCGAGGCCGCGAGTGTAGCGGGGCTCAAGTTCGACGCGGCTGTGCTCGCTCCGGTCACGCAGATAAGCCAGGAATGCGTCGAGGAAACCTGCGAAGCGTTGTGCCGGCAGGAAAGCTTCATCCGTCGCGAGGCACCTGCGCCGCCCGGTCGGATTGCCACGGCACGCATCTACGCATTTCGTCACGCGATGTACCGGCAGACCTTCTATGAACGTCAGGGCACGCTGCGCACCGCGCGTTCGCATCTACGGATTGCGGAAGAACTCGAAGCACGCTCCGCTACCGGAGAACGTAGCGGCATCGCGGCCGAGCTGGCCCAGCATTTCGCGGCAGCGAGGCAATGGTCGCGCGCACTAGCCTATCTGCGCATCGCGATCCAGACAGCCAAAAAGCGCCTCGCCTACAACGATGCGCTCGCCATTCTCGACCGCGCGATGATGCTGGCCGCCAATCTGCCGGACAACGCACGCGCCGCTGCGGAAGTGGAATTTCTCGAAGGGCGCGTGTCGATCTTCACCGCGGCGCACGACAGGCGCGCGCGAGAGACCTGCGAGCAACTGGCGGCGCGTGCGGCAAAACTCGGGCTGATCGATATTCAAAGCCGCGCATTGCTGAGCCTCGCGTACGCCTATAGCTGGCGCGATCAGCTTCGTTGCAGCCAGATCATCGACGAAGCGCTGGCGCTCAGCGAACAACAGACCAATCTGCAGCAACAGGCGCGTACGCGTATCAGTTGTTACGTCTGGAAGATGTGGGTGCGCGGCTGGCATGCCGACGATATCCATCGATGCGAAGCTGCCCTCGAACCGTTACGCGACGGCGATGATCCATTCACGACCGCCTGGTCGCAGTGCGAATACGCCATGGTGTTGATGGTGTCCGCCCGCTATCAGATGGCTCAGGACACGATCCTCGCGAACTACCAGTTCCTCGTCGATCACGATGAGAACCGGCCCGAGTTCAACATGGCGCGCGCCACGTGGATGGTCAATCTCGGCGTACCGTGGACGTTGCTGTATCTCGGCGACTTCGGGCGCGCGCAGCAGGAGTTCGACCGGGCAATTGCGATGTTCGGCGTCAACGGCAATCGCTACGGTGCCGACACGCTCACGCTATATCGCTGCTGGCTGCAATTTCACGCGCAGGACTTCGACGCGATGCTCGCGTCCTGCACGCAGGTTCTTGCGGAAACCTCTTCCGAAACTACCGGCCGCCGCTCGACGCTTCCCGCAGAGCAACGGCTCGGCATTCTGCTGAAGGGACTGGCTCACCTGGGCCTCGGCGACACCCGCGCGGCGCGCGTTCATCTGCTCGACGTGATGCAGCGCATGGACAGCGAACCGGTGATCTTCGACTGGTACTGGCGGCTGTCACTCGAATGGGGACTCGCGAATCTTGCGCTCGCGGAAGATGCACTCGACGAAGCGACATCGCACGCCGCGCGTCTGGTCAAGCTTGCAACCGAAACGGAAGAGCGCACCTGGCAGGGTCTGGCGTGGGAGACACAGGCGCGCGTCGCGTTACGCTCTGGCGCAGCAACGGACGCCGTGCGCTACATCGACGCAGCGCTCGCGGCCACGCAGCACTTCGACACACCGCTTGCAGACTGGCGCATTCATGGTACGGCGAGCGATGCCTATAACCTGGTGGGCGACACCAAAAACGCGGCCCATCATGCCGAACTCGCAGCGACCAAAAAAACGGCGCTTGCTGCGAGCTTGCCGGCCGGACATCGTCTGCGCGAGACACTGGAGACCGGCGGCTAGTCCGCGGGCTGTTCGGCAAGACGCCGGCCAAAGCCGGCATCCGGCGAGAGCGAGCCAGCCAGTTGCCCCCGTGCTTCGACGCAGCGTCGCCGCGCACATTCCGCGCGCGATATGTCACCACGTGCCTCATGCAACCGCGCCGCCGTGCGATGCAAACGCCAGTTTGCGAGTGGGGTCTCGAAGCCGTCGGTCGCGGAAAAGGCGGCATCGAGATGCGACATCGCACGCTCCAGATCACCCTCGTTCAACGACACGCTCGCCATCGTTTCCCATGCAAGCGCCTGCCAGGTTCGCTCGTCGGTAGCGAGCGCGCGTTCGAGTAGCCGGCGCGCGCGCCGCTGCGCCACCTCGAGATCGCGACACGCGAGAGCGAGATTCGCCCAGCCCCATTCGAGCGCGAGCCGCCAGTACCAGTCGAACATGATCGGTTCGCGCTCCATGTGTTGTTCCGCGTCTGCGAAGCGCGCCTGCGCGGCCGCACTCTCGCCGAGCCCTGCATGAGCAAGTCCCGCGAGAATCGTCCAGACGCGCTGTTGCGGCGGCAGGAACGCTGCGCGCTCGCGCGTGTGAACGTCGGAGGCGGAATGATCCGCGGCCTCGGCGAACTGTCGGTCAAGATCGACCACAATCTCGAAGTCCATCGTATGAACCAGCAACCAGCCGCGATAGACCTGCAGGGTACGCGCCGCGAAGTAGTTGGCGTTGTCGTGAAAGATCTGGATACCTCGGTCGAATTCGTCGAGCGAGCGGCCCAGGTCGCCGAGCGACATCAGCGCCCATGGAACGCCCAGACGCGTCATCCACATCGCGCGTGAGATATCGAAACACGGCTGCTTCAGCGCCTGGTCGTACAGCACGCGATAACCCGCCTGCACGGTGTTCAGCGCGGTGCGGTAGTGCGTCGACACCATCAACAGCATGCAGTGTTCGAGTTGCGCTTTCGCGATGGACACGGGCTCGCCGATCTCGCGCAAGGCAGCGAGTGCATCCACGCATTGCTGTGCACCCACTGCGTTCCAGCCTTGCGCCCAGATCCGTCTGACGTTGCATTCGACCTGCGTCGCCGCGCCAACCCGTCGATCCGGAAACGACGCAGCCAGCGTGAGCGCATCGTCGAGACATGTCACCGAACGAACCTGATCGTTCCAGCCTAGAACGTACGCAAGACCGAGCATCGCGCGCAGTTGCGCCCCGGTCTTGCCAAGCTGGATAGCCTGTTCGTGTAACGTCCGATAGGCATCGACTGCCTGCGGGTCGTGGGCGGCGGCATACAGCGCCGCGCGCGCTTCGGCAAGCTCGATGCGCTGCGCCGGGCGCAAGTCCGCCGGCAGGTGCTCGATGAACGTATCGCCCTGATCGAGCATCGTTAGCGCTTCGCGGTAGGCATAGCGCAGCTTCGCGGTCTGCGCAGCAAGGCGCAGATAGTCGAGCGCCTTGTCCCATTGCTGCGCGTCGGCGAAATGCCAGCCCAGTTCCGCTGCGATCCCGTCGTGGTACCCCGCGAGAAACAGACGCTCGAGACGCTCGCCGATCGACCGGTGCGACGCGGAGCGCCGTGTCTGTCCCTGGCGATCATAGAAAACGCTGCGCACCAGCGCGTGCGTAAAACTGAACAACTGCGCGCGTGTACCATCGGGCAAGCTACGAATGCCGCCGCGACGAATAAACTGGCCGCGCCGCGCCAGATCGTCGCACAGGTTTTCGAATGTCTCGAACGTCATCGCGGCCGCTTCCGCAGTCGTCGCCGACATGAACGTCAGCCCCGCCACGCTCGCCGTTTCGAGCGCGCGTAATGCATCGGGTGGCAATCGACGGATGCGCATCTCGATGACCTGGGCAATCGTATTCGGCAGCGCATCGCGCAGTTGTGCCGCCGGTGCGCACTGATACCAGCCGCGCAGCGTTTTTTCCACGAGTGCCTGCTCGTGCAGATGCTCGAGAATCGCCTGCATGAAAAGCGGATTGCCGCCGGAGCGCCCGGCGACGAGGTCCGCGAGTTCCTCGTCGAGCGGGTTCAGATTCGCACCATGTGTGAGCCAGTGGCCGATCGACTCGAACTTGAGCGGCACAAGGTCGATCGCCTCACAGGCGCCGCGCCGCAGCAGCGCGTGATGGAGCTTCAGCACCGGGTGCTCGATGGACGCGGCTTCGTCGCTACGGTAAGCGACTACCAGCATGAACCGCAGCGGATCGTCGAGTCGCGCGAGCGCGGACAACATGTCGATCGTCGAAGCATCGGCCCAGTGCAGATCGTCGAGCACGAACAGTAGCGGGCGCGTTCTCGCCAGCGCTTGCAGCAGATCGCAGATCTCGCGCATCATGCGCTGCCGTCCGGCACCAAGCGTACGCGCGAGCAGCGATTCGCGCACGGCCACCGGCACATGAGCCGGCATCAGCACAGCCCAGGTCGGTGCGATCGATACGAGGGCTTGCATTGCAGCTTTTCCGTCTGCACCGCGGCATAGTCGGCCGAGCGCTTCGAGCACCGGGTAATACGGCTCGGTTCCGCCGTAACCTTCGACACAGCCGCCGCCCAACACCCATGCATCGCCAGGCGGTGCTCCTGCGAGAAACTCGTCGATAAGCGTCGTCTTGCCGATACCGGCCTCGCCGGTGATAAACACGATCTGGCGCGTGCCGGCCCGGGCCCGCTGGTGTGCGGCCAGCAATGCATCGAGCTCCAGCGTGCGCCCCACGAAACGTTCGGCCCGGCGCGCGAAGAAACCTGACTGGGCCCCGACTGCAAACGTGTCGACCGGTGCAATGAAGCGATAGCCTCG
This region includes:
- a CDS encoding AAA family ATPase, which encodes MSDFPPFRLDRANQCVWQSTPDGGEHRLNLRPRAYDMLQYLVDNAGRLVTHDEFLDALWQKVLVQPEVLKAHMLSIRAALGDDPAHPRFIETHRGRGYRFIAPLQNPLPVNTVNTVDAGKPAHGAFVGRTPQLNKLKALFDEACAGESRVVFVAGEPGIGKTTLVNQFLESLEGRADVLTSLGRCVEGYGGTEPYYPVLEALTQLVRGDAGAAVTRSLISIAPTWAAQLPGSVPERHRAALQRQLVGAVSGRMLREICEFFAALSEQRPLALVFEDLHWSDYSTVDMLSALARQRNHARLMVIATYRPEDAEVVQHPLCRLNRDLGLQKLCHGIVLEPLTEGAIAEYLKGKAQHAREDDLAQLVCERSGGNPLFMVATLDHLVAQGIAQSTPDGWKLHVSASEVRLEVPLTLSQVIEHRIQRLTPEQQRVLEAASVAGLKFDAAVLAPVTQISQECVEETCEALCRQESFIRREAPAPPGRIATARIYAFRHAMYRQTFYERQGTLRTARSHLRIAEELEARSATGERSGIAAELAQHFAAARQWSRALAYLRIAIQTAKKRLAYNDALAILDRAMMLAANLPDNARAAAEVEFLEGRVSIFTAAHDRRARETCEQLAARAAKLGLIDIQSRALLSLAYAYSWRDQLRCSQIIDEALALSEQQTNLQQQARTRISCYVWKMWVRGWHADDIHRCEAALEPLRDGDDPFTTAWSQCEYAMVLMVSARYQMAQDTILANYQFLVDHDENRPEFNMARATWMVNLGVPWTLLYLGDFGRAQQEFDRAIAMFGVNGNRYGADTLTLYRCWLQFHAQDFDAMLASCTQVLAETSSETTGRRSTLPAEQRLGILLKGLAHLGLGDTRAARVHLLDVMQRMDSEPVIFDWYWRLSLEWGLANLALAEDALDEATSHAARLVKLATETEERTWQGLAWETQARVALRSGAATDAVRYIDAALAATQHFDTPLADWRIHGTASDAYNLVGDTKNAAHHAELAATKKTALAASLPAGHRLRETLETGG
- a CDS encoding ATP-binding protein, with translation MNSDFRVPDFRVSPSLQFPGFRLDLSNQCLWQLNPAQASATRIDLPPKTFAVLRHLVEHAQRLVSSDVLLEAVWPNVHVQPEVLKGHVAAIRRALGDHAAQPRYVETQRGRGYRFIAPVDTFAVGAQSGFFARRAERFVGRTLELDALLAAHQRARAGTRQIVFITGEAGIGKTTLIDEFLAGAPPGDAWVLGGGCVEGYGGTEPYYPVLEALGRLCRGADGKAAMQALVSIAPTWAVLMPAHVPVAVRESLLARTLGAGRQRMMREICDLLQALARTRPLLFVLDDLHWADASTIDMLSALARLDDPLRFMLVVAYRSDEAASIEHPVLKLHHALLRRGACEAIDLVPLKFESIGHWLTHGANLNPLDEELADLVAGRSGGNPLFMQAILEHLHEQALVEKTLRGWYQCAPAAQLRDALPNTIAQVIEMRIRRLPPDALRALETASVAGLTFMSATTAEAAAMTFETFENLCDDLARRGQFIRRGGIRSLPDGTRAQLFSFTHALVRSVFYDRQGQTRRSASHRSIGERLERLFLAGYHDGIAAELGWHFADAQQWDKALDYLRLAAQTAKLRYAYREALTMLDQGDTFIEHLPADLRPAQRIELAEARAALYAAAHDPQAVDAYRTLHEQAIQLGKTGAQLRAMLGLAYVLGWNDQVRSVTCLDDALTLAASFPDRRVGAATQVECNVRRIWAQGWNAVGAQQCVDALAALREIGEPVSIAKAQLEHCMLLMVSTHYRTALNTVQAGYRVLYDQALKQPCFDISRAMWMTRLGVPWALMSLGDLGRSLDEFDRGIQIFHDNANYFAARTLQVYRGWLLVHTMDFEIVVDLDRQFAEAADHSASDVHTRERAAFLPPQQRVWTILAGLAHAGLGESAAAQARFADAEQHMEREPIMFDWYWRLALEWGWANLALACRDLEVAQRRARRLLERALATDERTWQALAWETMASVSLNEGDLERAMSHLDAAFSATDGFETPLANWRLHRTAARLHEARGDISRAECARRRCVEARGQLAGSLSPDAGFGRRLAEQPAD